The Xiphophorus hellerii strain 12219 chromosome 5, Xiphophorus_hellerii-4.1, whole genome shotgun sequence genome window below encodes:
- the LOC116720816 gene encoding fibrous sheath CABYR-binding protein-like — MFCRRALQGVGPLARWLLRPISKSTAPVRHMALGVPGGSTNLAYVVLCGGGLTAAVVYAYKTVNGDTERYEDRLANISSEEKAEVTSEATLSPPAESAPAEDEPAPGAEITPEPVPASPEPVAETSAELTADASPEEQAAAEASEADATEAPAEPADAEGAPVAEEETAPEVEPEVSAVTPAEDAAAESAAVQALASSTAGIINAFVGEESLGEALHQMENDGKELNNVKEDLQPHPLETTVETSIEAAVYIEEQLFEVEEVPHGLTIEELSADRIPAADAEQEEEEKERAVSLPKEIAEAEENTAIPDSPSEETVSSPEDSFSSDEASSAEEEATVTAEATPQEEETKSEQIPLGTVGETTQLAAASTEPSLEVLSNTEPEPPSPVAPADKEEPCHSCHSSPSSSKEAAPPAALGEDLLDMDIAQEAKESFDKPLAKQTIENGVAVTAMS, encoded by the exons ATGTTCTGCAGACGGGCATTGCAGGGAGTCGGGCCGCTGGCACGATGGCTTCTGAGGCCCATATCCAAGAGCA CTGCCCCGGTGCGACACATGGCCTTAGGCGTTCCTGGAGGATCCACCAACTTGGCGTACGTTGTTTTGTGTGGAGGAGGCCTTACCGCTGCAGTCGTCTAT GCCTATAAAACAGTTAATGGTGATACCGAACGTTACGAGGACAGACTGGCCAACATAAGCTCCGAGGAGAAAG ctgaaGTCACGTCAGAGGCTACATTGTCTCCTCCAGCTGAATCCGCCCCAGCAGAGGACGAACCGGCTCCCGGAGCTGAGATCACACCAGAACCTGTTCCCGCTTCCCCAGAACCAGTGGCTGAGACGTCAGCCGAACTCACCGCTGACGCCAGCCCAGAAGAACAAGCAGCTGCCGAGGCATCTGAGGCAGATGCCACCGAGGCTCCAGCTGAGCCAGCAGACGCAGAGGGAGCGCCTGTTGCGGAGGAAGAGACTGCTCCAGAAGTTGAACCTGAAGTTTCAGCCGTGACCCCTGCTGAGGACGCAGCAGCAGAGAGCGCTG CTGTACAGGCCTTGGCTAGCTCCACCGCAGGGATCATCAACGCCTTCGTGGGCGAGGAGAGTCTGGGGGAAGCTCTGCACCAAATGGAAAACGATGGAAAGGAGCTGAACAACGTGAAGGAAGATCTCCAACCACATCCTCTAGAGACCACAGTGGAAACATCTATAGAGGCAGCTGTTTATATTGAAGAGCAGTTATTTGAGGTGGAAGAAGTGCCACATGGTCTAACTATTGAAGAACTATCTGCTGACCGGATTCCAGCAGCTGAcgcagagcaggaggaagaggagaaggaaagaGCTGTTTCACTTCCTAAGGAAATTGCTGAGGCTGAAGAAAACACTGCGATCCCCGACTCTCCTTCGGAGGAAACCGTCTCCTCTCCTGAAGACTCTTTCTCCTCTGATGAGGCTTCGTCTGCTGAGGAGGAGGCCACCGTCACTGCAGAGGCAACACCACAGGAGGAGGAGACTAAATCTGAGCAGATCCCTCTGGGGACAGTTGGTGAGACGACTCAGCTGGCAGCCGCCTCCACCGAGCCAAGCCTAGAAGTTCTTTcaaacacagaaccagaacctccatcACCTGTGGCTCCAGCGGACAAGGAGGAACCCTGCCACAGCTGCCACTCTTCTCCATCCTCCAGCAAGGAAGCGGCGCCACCTGCTGCTCTGGGAGAGGATCTGCTCGACATGGACATCGCACAAGAAGCAAAGGAGTCCTTTGACAAACCGCTGGCAAAACAAA CCATTGAGAATGGAGTTGCGGTGACAGCCATGTCGTGA